In Amycolatopsis jiangsuensis, the following proteins share a genomic window:
- a CDS encoding APC family permease — MTDVSVGAPRAEEPRLRRVMGPKLLLFFVVGDIIGTGVYALTGQVAGRVGGALWLPFLLAFVVAFMTAFSYLELVGKYPRAAGAALYANKAFGVPFLTFMVAFAVMCSGITSASSAAVAFGATYLAAFVKLPTVLVAIAFVVLLALINFRGVGESVKANVVLTCIELAGLLIIIGVGVWAVLNGDGEPARLVEIDTADKTWLVAITSATSLAFFAMVGFEDSVNMAEECHDPVRIFPRAMLWGMVIAATIYVLVSVTSSLLVPAGDLAAAESDALLKVLDVGAPGFPREVFSAIGLFAVINSALINMLMASRLLYGLANERVLPPVFGRVHPVRRTPWVSIVFTSLIAIVLVSFADISALGGTTALLLLVVFAVVNIAVLILRRDKMSHRHFRAPTVVPVLAAVCCLYLVSPFSGRPAQDYRVAGILLAVGVLLWLVNWLVKRALDRRAA, encoded by the coding sequence ATGACGGACGTGAGCGTGGGGGCACCGCGGGCGGAGGAACCGCGGCTGCGGCGGGTCATGGGGCCGAAGCTGCTGTTGTTCTTCGTGGTCGGCGACATCATCGGTACCGGGGTGTACGCGCTGACCGGGCAGGTCGCCGGCCGGGTCGGCGGGGCGCTGTGGCTGCCGTTCCTGCTGGCGTTCGTGGTCGCGTTCATGACCGCGTTCAGCTACCTCGAACTGGTCGGCAAGTACCCGCGGGCGGCCGGCGCGGCGCTGTATGCGAACAAGGCGTTCGGGGTGCCGTTCCTGACGTTCATGGTCGCGTTCGCGGTGATGTGCTCCGGCATCACGTCGGCGTCCTCGGCCGCGGTCGCCTTCGGGGCGACCTACCTCGCCGCGTTCGTGAAGCTGCCGACGGTGCTGGTCGCGATCGCCTTCGTGGTCCTGCTGGCGTTGATCAACTTCCGCGGCGTGGGCGAATCGGTCAAGGCCAACGTGGTGCTCACCTGCATCGAGCTGGCCGGGCTGCTGATCATCATCGGCGTCGGCGTGTGGGCGGTGCTCAACGGCGACGGTGAACCGGCCCGGCTGGTCGAGATCGACACCGCGGACAAGACGTGGCTGGTGGCCATCACCTCGGCGACGTCGCTGGCGTTCTTCGCGATGGTGGGGTTCGAGGACTCGGTCAACATGGCCGAGGAATGCCACGATCCGGTCCGCATCTTCCCCCGCGCGATGCTCTGGGGGATGGTCATCGCCGCGACGATTTACGTGCTGGTGTCGGTGACGTCGTCCCTGCTCGTCCCGGCAGGCGACCTGGCCGCGGCCGAGAGCGACGCCCTGCTGAAGGTCCTCGACGTGGGCGCACCGGGGTTCCCGCGCGAGGTCTTCTCCGCGATCGGCCTGTTCGCGGTGATCAACTCGGCGTTGATCAACATGCTGATGGCCAGCAGGCTGCTCTACGGCCTGGCGAACGAACGGGTGCTGCCGCCGGTCTTCGGCCGGGTGCACCCGGTCCGCCGCACGCCGTGGGTGTCGATCGTGTTCACCAGCCTGATCGCGATCGTCCTGGTGTCCTTCGCGGACATCAGCGCACTCGGCGGTACCACGGCGCTGCTGCTGCTCGTCGTGTTCGCCGTCGTCAACATCGCCGTGCTGATCCTGCGCCGCGACAAGATGTCCCACCGGCACTTCCGCGCCCCGACCGTGGTCCCGGTGCTGGCCGCGGTGTGCTGCCTGTACCTGGTGAGCCCGTTCTCGGGCCGCCCGGCGCAGGACTACCGGGTCGCGGGCATCCTGCTGGCCGTAGGGGTCCTGCTGTGGCTGGTGAACTGGCTGGTGAAACGGGCACTGGACCGGCGTGCCGCGTGA